A window from Chloroflexota bacterium encodes these proteins:
- a CDS encoding ABC transporter permease has translation MMNSLRAIYIMWLRDLLRLKRDQARVVTSLAQPILWLLLIGTGLSPVMRFGIGPGSNAIGFDYLKFMFPGVLGMSILFTSMFSGMSIAWDREFGFLKEILVAPVPRWAIAVGKVMGGSTVAVVQGALMLVLAPFLGITLTPAIILKLLPLMFLVSFAITSLGVAIAAGTRSMEGFQMITQFVLLPLFMLSGAVFPLRNLPEWMEILVKLNPVAYGVDPIRQVILRPSVPSAVMETISFNSVQVDLAVVVGFTVLMLLFAMGRFSTQQ, from the coding sequence ATGATGAACAGCCTAAGGGCTATCTATATCATGTGGCTTCGTGATCTGTTACGTCTAAAGCGTGACCAGGCCAGAGTAGTCACCTCTCTGGCTCAGCCTATCTTATGGCTGTTGCTTATTGGTACTGGTCTCTCGCCAGTAATGCGCTTTGGAATCGGTCCAGGCAGCAACGCTATAGGCTTCGATTACCTTAAGTTTATGTTCCCTGGCGTCCTGGGAATGTCCATTCTGTTCACCTCTATGTTCAGTGGCATGTCCATCGCTTGGGATAGGGAGTTCGGCTTTCTCAAGGAGATACTCGTCGCGCCGGTACCGCGCTGGGCCATCGCTGTAGGCAAGGTGATGGGGGGAAGCACCGTGGCCGTCGTTCAGGGTGCTTTGATGTTGGTGCTGGCACCCTTCCTCGGGATCACCCTTACCCCGGCGATCATCTTGAAGCTTCTGCCTCTTATGTTCCTGGTAAGTTTTGCCATAACTTCTCTGGGTGTGGCTATCGCCGCTGGCACACGGAGCATGGAGGGCTTTCAGATGATCACCCAGTTTGTCTTGTTGCCTCTGTTCATGCTCAGTGGGGCCGTGTTCCCTCTGCGCAACCTACCGGAGTGGATGGAAATATTAGTCAAGCTGAATCCAGTGGCCTATGGGGTAGATCCGATACGCCAGGTCATTCTGCGTCCGAGTGTTCCCTCGGCTGTGATGGAGACTATCTCCTTCAATTCGGTTCAGGTTGATCTGGCTGTAGTGGTGGGGTTCACTGTATTAATGTTGCTCTTTGCGATGGGGAGATTCAGCACGCAGCAGTGA
- a CDS encoding LCP family protein has protein sequence MLNPRWDQSHKRRGEPNRRGAVKHSGQGRFTLAIFALLFLIFAIGGLYFGYLFLSTLGSLLSGIPRPLLPFISSPAGVIDSFPTWKSTQRVNILLLGIDQRDDERGQPTRTDTMIILTIDPYTKSAGMFSIPRDLWVPIPGHGENKINTANFFGDMGNYPGGGPALAEKTVEYNFGVKIDYYARVDFHGFEKLIDALGGITLDVPKPVKDDEYPTGNYGVIRVLIPAGLQRMDGRTALQYARSRHGDNDIARTRRQQEVLLAARNEAIGQNLLPKLPSMLGILRDAVKTDIPPNDILALAKLGKDINPKNIALRSIDETMFVENSPIFGALMPKRDEIRKVIEEVFFDARLRKEAARVEVWNGTNRNGLAAAVAEVLKRQGYNIVNVAQADRSDYRETIILDHTDKRYTVEQLATLLHISKANIRTSSDISPNSDIVVILGANARVPE, from the coding sequence GTGCTCAATCCCCGGTGGGATCAATCACATAAACGGCGAGGCGAGCCCAATCGACGTGGGGCTGTAAAGCACAGTGGTCAGGGCCGATTCACCTTGGCCATCTTCGCCCTTCTTTTCCTTATCTTCGCCATAGGTGGGTTATACTTTGGGTACCTTTTTCTCTCAACTCTGGGGTCCCTCCTCAGTGGCATCCCACGGCCGCTGCTTCCCTTCATCAGTTCTCCAGCAGGGGTGATCGATAGCTTTCCAACCTGGAAGAGCACTCAGAGGGTAAATATTCTCCTGCTAGGGATAGATCAGCGGGATGATGAAAGGGGACAGCCCACCCGCACTGATACAATGATCATCCTGACCATCGACCCTTATACTAAGTCGGCTGGTATGTTTTCCATCCCCCGCGATCTCTGGGTACCCATCCCCGGTCACGGCGAAAATAAGATTAACACGGCTAACTTCTTTGGCGATATGGGTAACTATCCCGGAGGCGGTCCAGCCCTGGCCGAGAAGACGGTAGAATACAACTTTGGCGTCAAAATAGATTATTACGCGCGCGTCGACTTCCACGGTTTCGAGAAGCTTATCGACGCTCTGGGAGGAATAACCCTTGACGTACCAAAACCAGTCAAGGATGACGAGTACCCTACGGGCAACTATGGTGTCATTCGGGTCCTCATCCCGGCCGGCTTACAAAGGATGGACGGGAGAACAGCCTTGCAATATGCCCGTTCGCGCCATGGGGATAACGATATTGCCCGTACCAGACGGCAACAGGAGGTGCTTTTGGCAGCCAGAAATGAGGCTATCGGACAGAATCTCCTGCCCAAGTTGCCCAGCATGCTGGGTATCCTGCGCGACGCTGTCAAAACCGACATCCCCCCTAACGACATCCTGGCCCTGGCCAAGCTGGGCAAGGACATCAACCCCAAGAACATCGCTCTCAGATCCATCGACGAGACGATGTTCGTGGAAAATTCCCCAATTTTCGGGGCCCTGATGCCCAAACGAGACGAAATCCGCAAAGTGATCGAAGAGGTCTTCTTCGACGCCCGTCTAAGAAAAGAGGCGGCAAGGGTGGAGGTATGGAACGGTACAAACCGCAACGGACTGGCCGCGGCCGTAGCCGAGGTGCTAAAACGACAGGGCTATAATATCGTCAATGTTGCCCAGGCTGATCGCTCTGATTATAGGGAGACCATAATTCTCGATCACACCGACAAGAGATACACTGTTGAACAGCTGGCTACCCTGCTGCACATCTCCAAAGCCAACATCCGGACGAGTAGCGATATCTCTCCCAACAGCGATATAGTGGTCATCTTAGGGGCAAATGCCAGGGTACCTGAATGA